A stretch of the Haloarcula ordinaria genome encodes the following:
- a CDS encoding DUF7344 domain-containing protein, with protein sequence MPDDHPSWWAPLGEFVAAGARHEEVSTVCSLLRNRRRQLVVLYMLTREQDEWTTMSEVARWVTAVTQGYSIEEATGDDYRNVRESLRNTHLSALADAGVIKYDAQQTRVAPGERLDDVAGVFLHLLLLTGS encoded by the coding sequence ATGCCTGATGACCACCCGAGCTGGTGGGCTCCGCTCGGCGAGTTCGTCGCGGCCGGTGCTCGTCACGAAGAGGTCAGCACGGTCTGCTCGCTATTGAGGAACCGACGGCGTCAGCTCGTCGTTCTCTATATGCTCACACGCGAGCAGGACGAGTGGACTACGATGTCGGAAGTGGCCCGGTGGGTGACCGCAGTCACCCAGGGATACAGCATCGAAGAAGCGACCGGAGATGACTACCGGAACGTCCGTGAATCACTCCGCAACACGCACCTGAGCGCACTCGCGGATGCGGGAGTCATCAAGTACGATGCACAGCAGACGCGGGTCGCACCCGGTGAGCGGTTGGACGACGTCGCAGGTGTGTTCTTGCACCTGTTACTGCTCACCGGCTCCTGA
- a CDS encoding transcriptional regulator, with translation MTTNTLKITYGQCENNQRAARERLRRAEAGEEFDEQEAAFILNLDDLADVERLMRRLNLQLLDIVASERPESIRETARLVDRDYKEVHRNLEELEELGVIEFTTEGNSKRPILRDGTEAIDLSITFPIDADTSDFTARQERSA, from the coding sequence ATGACCACGAACACACTCAAAATCACGTACGGACAGTGCGAGAATAACCAGCGAGCCGCCCGCGAACGACTCCGTCGGGCAGAGGCTGGCGAAGAGTTCGATGAACAAGAGGCAGCGTTTATCCTTAACCTCGATGATCTTGCCGACGTCGAACGACTCATGCGTCGGTTGAATCTCCAGCTTCTGGATATCGTCGCCAGTGAACGCCCCGAAAGTATCCGTGAGACGGCCCGACTTGTCGACCGCGATTACAAAGAGGTTCACCGGAATCTCGAGGAGCTCGAAGAACTCGGTGTCATCGAATTCACTACAGAAGGCAATAGCAAACGCCCGATTCTCCGCGATGGAACCGAGGCAATCGACCTCTCGATTACGTTTCCCATCGACGCCGACACGTCCGACTTCACTGCTCGTCAAGAGAGATCAGCCTGA
- a CDS encoding uL15m family ribosomal protein, whose translation MTSKKRRQRGSRTHGGGSHKNRRGAGHRGGRGAAGRDKHEMHNYEPLGKSGFKRPQKVQEEVATVDVRELDEDAALLAADGVAEEDGDGYRIDARDVVDDGREVDVVKVLGSGQVRNELTLVADDFSEQATEKIEAAGGSTELTARGQERQAAAEEDETDAEDQD comes from the coding sequence ATGACGAGTAAGAAACGACGGCAGCGCGGGTCCCGCACGCACGGCGGCGGCTCGCACAAGAACCGTCGCGGTGCCGGTCACCGCGGTGGCCGCGGGGCCGCCGGCCGCGACAAGCACGAGATGCACAACTACGAGCCGCTCGGCAAGAGCGGCTTCAAGCGCCCGCAGAAGGTCCAGGAAGAGGTCGCGACGGTCGACGTCCGCGAGCTCGACGAGGACGCGGCGCTGCTGGCCGCCGACGGCGTCGCCGAAGAAGACGGCGACGGCTACCGCATCGACGCCCGCGACGTGGTCGACGACGGCCGCGAAGTCGACGTCGTGAAGGTCCTCGGGTCCGGCCAGGTTCGCAACGAACTCACGCTGGTCGCCGACGACTTCTCCGAGCAGGCGACGGAGAAAATTGAAGCGGCTGGCGGCAGTACCGAGCTGACAGCGCGGGGCCAGGAGCGCCAGGCCGCCGCCGAAGAGGACGAAACCGACGCAGAAGACCAGGACTAA
- a CDS encoding tyrosine-type recombinase/integrase, producing the protein MERQDDGKFGSKRELEEYKQLFDDYAGWLTDFVDKDTTVTRRKKGAEAWLHWCAEEGYDPLDADEDTVDAFVHAMVGDGLAETTISNRFASVSKFYHWISTDPDRPNDIENPTAEITLPNQYDISNNAAYTRILHREGREDIIAPDYEELKPLFDHPPGATDFSKIRNELVCRLFWQTALRSDEMSRVRLDNVDFDDRDIRVRSAKLNIDDHPKLYHRHVFYEGNLDYLMQRWIDKRAEKDPKNESPYLFIGDKGNQLSSSYLSRIVKEAAHDAGIQEPLVRDSDGTVAQWLYTAHRLRHSRITHLANKTDMDLNFVRMMAGHASMDTTLDYVNPDWGEARQAYRDATGTGN; encoded by the coding sequence ATGGAACGTCAGGACGACGGCAAATTCGGGTCGAAACGCGAACTCGAGGAATACAAGCAACTGTTCGATGACTACGCAGGCTGGCTCACGGACTTCGTGGACAAGGACACGACCGTCACGCGTCGGAAGAAGGGGGCCGAAGCTTGGCTGCACTGGTGTGCGGAAGAAGGCTACGACCCGCTGGACGCCGACGAGGACACTGTGGACGCGTTCGTCCACGCGATGGTCGGTGACGGCCTCGCCGAGACGACGATCTCGAACCGGTTCGCCTCCGTCAGTAAGTTCTACCACTGGATCTCGACCGACCCCGACAGACCGAACGACATCGAGAATCCCACGGCCGAGATTACGCTCCCCAATCAATACGACATCAGCAACAACGCCGCATACACGCGAATCCTGCATCGGGAAGGTCGGGAGGACATCATCGCCCCCGACTACGAGGAACTGAAGCCCCTGTTCGACCATCCGCCCGGAGCGACCGACTTCTCGAAGATACGAAACGAACTCGTCTGTCGGCTCTTCTGGCAGACAGCGCTACGTTCCGACGAGATGTCCCGGGTCCGTCTCGACAACGTCGATTTCGATGACAGGGACATCAGAGTCCGGAGTGCGAAGCTCAACATTGACGACCACCCGAAGCTCTACCACCGCCACGTCTTCTACGAGGGGAATCTGGACTACCTCATGCAGCGCTGGATCGACAAACGCGCCGAGAAAGACCCGAAGAACGAGTCGCCGTACCTGTTCATCGGAGACAAGGGGAATCAGCTCAGCTCTTCATACCTCTCACGCATCGTCAAAGAAGCCGCACACGACGCCGGTATTCAGGAGCCGCTGGTACGGGATTCCGATGGAACTGTCGCACAGTGGTTGTACACCGCTCACAGACTCAGACACAGCCGAATTACACACCTTGCGAACAAGACGGATATGGACCTGAACTTCGTGCGGATGATGGCGGGCCACGCGAGTATGGACACAACGCTCGATTACGTCAATCCAGACTGGGGCGAAGCGCGACAGGCGTATAGAGACGCGACGGGAACGGGCAACTAG
- a CDS encoding DUF5615 family PIN-like protein, with protein sequence MTGAQILLDEHVGRVFERLLRERGHDVEQAKDRFGEHTNDDELVAWCGESGTILVTNNAKDFEPLHHKYDHAGIFLYHEQNLPDTDPEGLARTVDEVFTQYGIDGVENQLVDLGEWYEWLHK encoded by the coding sequence GTGACGGGCGCTCAGATTCTCCTTGACGAGCACGTCGGTAGAGTCTTCGAGCGACTGCTCCGTGAGCGCGGCCACGATGTCGAACAGGCGAAAGACCGGTTTGGAGAACACACAAATGACGACGAACTGGTGGCGTGGTGTGGTGAGTCTGGGACCATCCTTGTGACCAACAATGCAAAGGATTTCGAACCACTACATCACAAGTACGACCACGCGGGCATCTTTCTCTACCATGAGCAGAATCTACCAGACACCGACCCGGAAGGACTTGCTCGAACCGTCGACGAGGTATTCACTCAATATGGTATAGACGGAGTCGAAAACCAACTCGTTGATCTCGGTGAGTGGTACGAGTGGCTTCACAAGTGA
- a CDS encoding winged helix-turn-helix domain-containing protein, translated as MSDTDRHPTEEVRQPEPPLPEDSGLTLEEYLAMQQAIGHPTRFRILRTLVVNDELSAADLKAAVDVESHNFHYHLDELVDVGLVDKRQRRTADSQDFYTYDRPTAMGRDILEYGVVELIRREREFDDVYRRL; from the coding sequence ATGTCCGATACCGATCGCCATCCAACAGAGGAAGTTCGCCAGCCGGAGCCACCGCTTCCCGAGGATAGCGGGCTGACGCTCGAAGAGTATCTCGCTATGCAACAGGCAATCGGTCACCCGACGCGGTTTCGGATCCTGCGAACGCTCGTCGTCAACGACGAATTGAGTGCTGCCGATCTCAAGGCTGCGGTCGACGTCGAATCCCACAATTTCCACTACCACCTCGACGAACTGGTCGATGTCGGACTGGTCGACAAGCGCCAGCGACGGACCGCTGACAGCCAAGACTTCTACACGTACGATCGGCCGACAGCGATGGGGCGCGACATCCTCGAATACGGCGTCGTGGAACTCATACGCCGTGAACGAGAGTTCGACGACGTGTATCGTAGGCTATAG
- the rpmD gene encoding 50S ribosomal protein L30, translating into MHALVQLRGDVNMDTDIHDTLKMLNVHHVNHATLVPDTDTYNGMVTKVNDYVAFGEPSQETLELLLETRAEPAEGDADVDDEWVAENTDYDDIAGLAWALISEETTLQEQGLSPTLRLHPPRGGHDGIKHPVKEGGELGRHDSEGIDDLLEAMR; encoded by the coding sequence ATGCACGCGCTCGTCCAGCTCCGTGGCGACGTCAACATGGATACGGACATCCACGACACGCTGAAGATGCTCAACGTCCACCACGTCAACCACGCGACGCTCGTCCCCGACACGGACACGTACAACGGCATGGTGACGAAGGTCAACGACTACGTGGCCTTCGGCGAGCCCAGCCAGGAGACGCTCGAACTGCTCCTGGAGACGCGCGCCGAACCCGCCGAGGGTGACGCCGACGTCGACGACGAGTGGGTCGCCGAGAACACCGACTACGACGACATCGCCGGTCTGGCGTGGGCGCTCATCTCCGAGGAGACGACCCTGCAGGAGCAGGGACTCTCCCCGACGCTCCGTCTGCACCCGCCGCGTGGCGGCCACGACGGCATCAAGCACCCGGTCAAGGAAGGCGGTGAACTCGGACGCCACGACTCCGAGGGCATCGACGACCTCCTGGAGGCGATGCGATAA
- a CDS encoding tyrosine-type recombinase/integrase: MTGFNRERLDTLPQEYVDLIREFETYKNDTGKQSGTVQTYLVRVTDFFEWLVNHGNTPPVDDLNDRHAIRYTRWAESHYSAATYRSRIITTKNMFEVVETLNGSIWKRPEAGLPDSQEVRDSNKHGREIDITDMSKFFMSIRDPLWHAFFLTLLKLLVRNGEATNIRLSEVHIDDPDIYQLYDDLDITYCSTVANSPDSIYIPSDREGNKRRSSTRIPIDSELKAALIRWLAVRPTTEASLSDPQTLFVSLGDNWGQPLSPSSVGIAFAELAPESWRSGDDPFTPHNFRHWSNRKLRGKITDDLLSYLRGDAEDMLAHYDDLIAEYDERVRKPYVRHIPSIYL; encoded by the coding sequence ATGACCGGGTTCAACAGAGAGCGACTCGACACCCTCCCGCAGGAGTATGTCGACCTGATCAGGGAGTTCGAGACGTACAAGAACGACACGGGCAAGCAATCCGGGACGGTGCAAACGTATCTGGTTCGAGTCACGGACTTCTTCGAGTGGCTCGTCAACCATGGCAACACACCGCCTGTCGATGATCTCAACGACAGACATGCGATCAGATACACCAGGTGGGCCGAATCTCACTACTCGGCCGCGACGTATCGTTCTCGTATCATCACGACCAAAAACATGTTCGAGGTGGTGGAGACTCTTAACGGCAGTATCTGGAAACGACCCGAGGCCGGGCTCCCAGACTCACAGGAGGTCAGGGACAGCAACAAACACGGTCGGGAAATCGACATAACCGACATGTCGAAGTTCTTCATGTCGATCAGAGATCCCCTCTGGCACGCGTTCTTCCTCACGTTGCTCAAGCTCCTCGTCCGAAACGGCGAGGCGACGAACATCCGTCTGTCAGAAGTCCATATCGACGACCCGGACATCTACCAGCTCTACGATGACCTCGACATCACGTATTGTTCGACGGTCGCCAATTCACCGGATTCGATATACATCCCATCCGATAGAGAGGGAAACAAGCGGAGATCGAGCACCCGGATCCCCATCGACTCGGAACTCAAAGCCGCGCTCATTCGGTGGCTCGCGGTACGGCCGACGACCGAAGCGTCGCTGTCGGACCCACAGACACTGTTCGTTTCCCTCGGTGACAACTGGGGGCAGCCGCTGTCACCGTCGTCGGTGGGCATCGCGTTTGCAGAACTAGCACCCGAGTCCTGGCGGTCAGGGGATGATCCGTTCACGCCCCATAACTTCCGGCACTGGAGCAATCGGAAACTGCGAGGCAAGATAACCGATGACCTCCTGAGTTATCTGCGTGGTGACGCCGAGGATATGCTCGCTCACTACGACGACCTGATCGCAGAGTACGATGAGCGCGTGCGGAAGCCGTACGTTCGGCATATCCCTTCCATCTATCTTTGA
- a CDS encoding DUF433 domain-containing protein gives MSIAHDDDVLGGEPRIDGTRIGVRHVAARVIDNGQSPAHVADQLDVSLADVYESLSYYYAHIDEMQEFEAENEAAFERVQDSSLKPKETVR, from the coding sequence ATGAGTATCGCCCATGATGACGATGTGCTCGGTGGCGAACCACGAATCGACGGCACGCGTATCGGCGTTCGCCACGTCGCCGCACGGGTGATTGATAACGGACAATCTCCCGCTCACGTCGCGGATCAGCTGGATGTCTCTCTTGCGGACGTGTACGAGTCCCTCTCCTACTACTACGCCCACATCGACGAGATGCAAGAGTTCGAAGCGGAGAACGAGGCAGCGTTCGAAAGAGTGCAGGATTCGTCACTCAAACCGAAAGAGACCGTGAGGTGA
- the secY gene encoding preprotein translocase subunit SecY — MTWKDTAEPLLVRMPAVRRPEKHIPFKRKLTWTGGVLLLYFFLTNVQLFGLDIDQSQAIFGRFASILASGQGSIMQLGIGPIVTASIVLQLLGGADLLGLDTQNDPRDQVLYQGLQKLLVVVMICLTGLPMVFAGSFLPADPAVAQSLGIGTAGVQWLIFAQIFVGGVLILFMDEVISKWGVGSGIGLFIVAGVSQRLLGGLVTTPVIGGQSGIIHTWYLFITGQQSTGPVLALEGLQTIILGQGRILALITTVLIFGVVVYAESVRVEIPLSNARVKGARGRFPVKLIYASVLPMILVRALQANIQFLGRILDAQLASMPAWLGTYSNGQPTGGLFYFLAPIQSPQQWMWWLESASQPVWQILVRIGVDLTFMLIGGAIFAVFWVETTDMGPEATAQQIHNSGMQIPGFRQNVGVIEKVLERYIPQVTIIGGALVGLLAVLANMMGTIGGVSGTGLLLTVSITYKLYEEIAEEQLMEMHPMMRQMFG, encoded by the coding sequence ATGACTTGGAAGGACACCGCCGAACCACTGCTCGTCCGGATGCCAGCAGTCCGTCGCCCGGAGAAACACATCCCGTTCAAGCGCAAGCTGACGTGGACCGGGGGCGTACTCCTGCTGTACTTCTTCCTGACGAACGTGCAGCTGTTCGGGCTCGACATCGACCAGAGCCAGGCCATCTTCGGCCGCTTCGCGTCGATTCTCGCGTCCGGACAGGGGAGCATCATGCAACTGGGTATCGGGCCGATCGTCACTGCCTCCATCGTGTTGCAGCTGCTCGGTGGGGCCGACCTGCTCGGCCTGGACACGCAGAACGACCCGCGTGACCAGGTGCTCTACCAGGGCTTACAGAAGCTGCTCGTGGTGGTGATGATCTGTCTGACCGGCCTGCCGATGGTCTTCGCCGGTAGCTTCCTGCCGGCGGACCCCGCCGTCGCCCAGTCACTGGGCATCGGCACCGCCGGCGTCCAGTGGCTCATCTTCGCCCAGATATTCGTCGGTGGTGTCCTCATCCTCTTCATGGACGAGGTCATCTCCAAGTGGGGCGTCGGCTCCGGTATCGGGCTGTTCATCGTCGCCGGCGTGAGCCAGCGCCTGCTCGGTGGGCTGGTGACGACGCCCGTCATCGGCGGCCAGAGCGGCATCATCCACACCTGGTACCTCTTCATCACCGGCCAGCAGTCCACCGGCCCGGTGCTCGCACTGGAGGGGCTCCAGACCATCATCCTCGGCCAGGGACGCATCCTCGCGCTCATCACGACCGTCCTCATCTTCGGGGTGGTCGTCTACGCCGAGTCCGTCCGCGTCGAGATTCCCCTCTCGAACGCCCGGGTCAAGGGCGCGCGTGGCCGCTTCCCCGTGAAGCTCATCTACGCCAGCGTCCTGCCGATGATCCTCGTCCGCGCGCTCCAGGCCAACATCCAGTTCCTGGGGCGCATCCTGGACGCCCAGCTGGCCAGCATGCCGGCCTGGCTGGGGACCTACTCGAACGGCCAACCCACCGGTGGGTTGTTCTACTTCCTGGCCCCCATCCAGAGCCCCCAGCAGTGGATGTGGTGGCTCGAATCGGCGAGTCAACCCGTCTGGCAGATTCTCGTCCGCATTGGGGTCGACCTGACCTTCATGCTCATCGGCGGCGCCATCTTCGCCGTCTTCTGGGTGGAGACGACTGACATGGGCCCCGAGGCGACGGCCCAGCAGATTCACAACTCCGGGATGCAGATTCCCGGCTTCCGGCAGAACGTCGGTGTCATCGAGAAGGTCCTCGAACGCTACATCCCGCAGGTGACCATCATCGGCGGCGCGCTCGTCGGCTTGCTCGCGGTGCTCGCGAACATGATGGGCACCATCGGCGGCGTCTCCGGAACCGGCCTGCTGCTGACGGTCTCCATCACGTACAAGCTGTACGAGGAGATCGCCGAAGAACAGCTCATGGAGATGCATCCGATGATGCGCCAGATGTTTGGCTGA
- a CDS encoding NAD-dependent epimerase/dehydratase family protein, giving the protein MSAAQTDRPQDRQYDSVLVTGGTGFLGLHTCQYLSDNGWDVTALDLKPFNKEDDTKGIKYVEGDVRDEERVSQAIVDADADVIVHSAAALPLWDDDDIWDVTVEGTRSVLWAAKEQDIERVVYISSTAVYGTHDTHPITEDSPLDGVGPYGDAKIEAEKICEDFRRMGMCVPILRPKTFIGPQRLGVFQVLFDWIESGANIPMVGWGNNKYQLLHVHDLVRAIDLMFLLDESEVNDTFNVGATEYNTMKEDFQAPIDVAGTGKRVVGTPAALSRFALRVLNQLNLSPLYPWVYETAHEDSYVSVEKLCDLGWEPEYSNQEALVDTYEWYLENYEESDETTGKDHRVAWDQGALTLVKKMFKLF; this is encoded by the coding sequence ATGAGTGCAGCACAAACGGATCGACCTCAGGATAGACAGTATGATTCTGTACTGGTCACGGGTGGTACTGGTTTTTTAGGACTTCATACGTGCCAATATCTTTCAGATAACGGCTGGGACGTAACGGCACTTGATCTCAAACCGTTCAATAAAGAAGATGATACAAAAGGAATCAAGTACGTTGAAGGCGATGTTCGTGATGAAGAGAGGGTTTCTCAGGCAATTGTGGATGCTGACGCAGACGTAATCGTCCACAGTGCGGCGGCACTTCCATTATGGGATGACGACGATATCTGGGACGTAACGGTTGAAGGAACCCGGTCTGTCTTGTGGGCCGCCAAGGAACAAGATATCGAACGAGTTGTATACATTTCCTCTACGGCGGTCTATGGCACACACGATACGCACCCCATCACAGAGGATTCCCCGTTAGATGGGGTCGGGCCATACGGAGATGCCAAAATCGAGGCGGAAAAGATCTGCGAGGATTTTCGTCGGATGGGGATGTGTGTGCCGATTCTCCGCCCGAAAACATTTATAGGGCCACAACGGCTTGGCGTGTTCCAAGTTTTATTCGATTGGATTGAGAGTGGGGCCAATATCCCGATGGTTGGGTGGGGAAACAACAAGTACCAATTACTCCACGTTCACGATCTTGTTCGAGCAATCGATCTGATGTTTCTACTGGACGAAAGCGAGGTAAATGACACGTTTAATGTTGGGGCAACAGAGTATAATACCATGAAAGAGGACTTCCAAGCACCGATTGATGTAGCTGGCACGGGCAAGCGAGTAGTCGGCACGCCAGCAGCCCTAAGCAGATTTGCGCTCCGAGTGTTGAACCAACTCAACTTGTCACCGCTGTATCCGTGGGTTTACGAGACGGCTCACGAAGACTCGTATGTTTCTGTCGAGAAGCTCTGTGACCTCGGCTGGGAGCCAGAATACTCTAATCAGGAGGCGTTGGTAGACACTTATGAGTGGTATTTAGAGAACTACGAAGAGAGTGATGAGACGACCGGAAAAGATCATCGTGTGGCGTGGGATCAAGGTGCACTCACACTAGTAAAGAAGATGTTTAAGTTATTCTAA
- a CDS encoding type II toxin-antitoxin system PemK/MazF family toxin yields the protein MRVRRGDIVSVDLGGPGDDDTRGGEIYKTRPAVVVQNDVGNTHSATTIIAPISGGHTNYPFHVNLPGSMDELSKDSHVQLDQIRTVDIEERIVEKYGTVSPSQIEEIEDAIRVSLGL from the coding sequence ATGAGAGTCCGGAGAGGGGATATTGTCAGCGTCGATCTCGGTGGACCGGGCGATGATGACACCAGAGGTGGAGAGATTTACAAAACCCGTCCTGCAGTTGTTGTTCAGAACGATGTCGGAAACACACACTCAGCTACGACGATAATCGCGCCGATCTCGGGCGGACATACGAACTACCCGTTTCACGTCAATCTTCCGGGGTCGATGGACGAACTCAGCAAGGACTCGCACGTCCAGCTGGACCAGATCCGCACGGTCGATATCGAAGAGCGGATCGTAGAGAAGTACGGCACGGTTTCTCCGTCTCAGATCGAAGAGATTGAAGACGCTATTCGCGTTTCGTTGGGACTATAG
- a CDS encoding 30S ribosomal protein S5, with protein sequence MSGNNGWEPRTRLGKQVVEGEIDSMQEALNSGLPLKESEIVDQLVPDLEDEVLDINMVQRMTDSGRRVKFRCVVAVGNRNGLVGYAEGRDDQVGGAIQKAINIAKLNIINVSRGCGSWECGCGRPHTVALRTKGKAGSVEVELQPAPRGLGLAGGETVRKVLELAGIEDIWTRSSGNTRTTVNFAKATFNALQNTAEARVPERTFEKREVIE encoded by the coding sequence ATGAGTGGTAACAACGGCTGGGAACCCCGGACACGCCTCGGCAAGCAAGTTGTCGAGGGCGAGATCGACTCCATGCAGGAGGCGCTCAACTCGGGACTCCCACTGAAAGAATCGGAAATCGTCGACCAGCTCGTTCCCGACCTGGAAGACGAAGTGCTGGATATCAACATGGTCCAGCGGATGACCGACTCCGGCCGGCGGGTGAAGTTCCGCTGTGTCGTCGCAGTCGGCAACCGCAACGGACTGGTCGGCTATGCCGAGGGGCGTGACGACCAGGTCGGCGGGGCCATCCAGAAGGCGATCAACATCGCCAAACTGAACATCATCAACGTCTCTCGTGGCTGTGGGTCCTGGGAGTGTGGCTGTGGCCGTCCGCACACGGTCGCGCTGCGCACCAAGGGCAAGGCCGGGAGCGTCGAGGTCGAGCTCCAGCCCGCCCCGCGCGGCCTGGGCCTGGCGGGCGGGGAGACCGTCCGCAAGGTGCTCGAGCTCGCCGGCATCGAAGACATCTGGACCCGCTCGTCGGGCAACACCCGCACGACGGTCAACTTCGCGAAGGCGACGTTCAACGCCTTGCAGAACACGGCCGAAGCCCGTGTGCCCGAACGGACCTTCGAGAAGCGAGAGGTGATCGAGTGA
- a CDS encoding 50S ribosomal protein L18, with protein sequence MATGPRYKVPMRRRREARTDYHQRLRLLKSGKPRLVARKSNKHVRAQLVTLGPDGDRTLASAQSSDLAEYGWEAPTGNMPSAYLTGLLAGLRALDAGVEEAVLDIGLNSPTPGSKVFAIQEGAIDAGLDIPHNDDVLADWQRTRGVHIAEYDEQLDEPLYSGDFDAADLPEHFDEVRETLLEGDIEL encoded by the coding sequence ATGGCGACAGGACCACGATACAAGGTGCCGATGCGGCGACGCCGCGAGGCCCGAACCGATTACCATCAGCGGTTGCGCCTGCTGAAATCCGGCAAGCCCCGCCTCGTTGCTCGAAAGAGTAACAAGCACGTCAGGGCGCAGCTGGTGACTCTCGGGCCAGACGGCGACCGAACCCTCGCGTCCGCACAGTCGAGCGACCTCGCGGAGTACGGCTGGGAAGCGCCGACGGGCAACATGCCCTCGGCGTACCTGACCGGACTGCTCGCAGGTCTGCGCGCACTGGATGCGGGCGTCGAGGAAGCGGTGCTCGACATCGGCCTCAACTCCCCGACCCCCGGAAGCAAAGTTTTCGCAATACAGGAAGGCGCAATCGACGCCGGCCTGGACATCCCCCACAACGACGACGTACTCGCAGACTGGCAGCGCACGCGCGGTGTCCACATCGCCGAGTACGACGAGCAGCTGGACGAACCGCTGTACAGTGGGGACTTCGACGCGGCAGACCTCCCGGAACACTTCGACGAAGTGCGGGAGACACTACTGGAAGGTGACATCGAACTATGA
- a CDS encoding 50S ribosomal protein L19e — MTNLKAQKRLAADVLDVGKNRLWFDPERQGDIADAITREDIRELVDEGAITAKDKKGNSRGRARERQQKRSYGHQKGAGTRKGKAGARRNEKEDWTSRIRAQRTTLRELRDDGTLSKTEYRKLYDMAGGGEFDSVADLERYIEANYGDE; from the coding sequence ATGACGAACCTCAAAGCACAGAAGCGACTCGCAGCGGACGTCCTCGACGTCGGGAAGAACCGCCTCTGGTTCGACCCCGAGCGACAGGGCGACATCGCCGACGCGATCACTCGCGAAGACATCCGCGAACTGGTCGACGAAGGCGCCATCACGGCGAAAGACAAGAAGGGCAACTCCCGTGGCCGCGCACGCGAACGCCAGCAGAAGCGTTCCTACGGCCACCAGAAGGGAGCCGGCACCCGCAAAGGGAAGGCCGGGGCCCGGCGAAACGAGAAGGAAGACTGGACGTCGCGCATCCGCGCCCAGCGGACGACGCTGCGCGAGCTGCGCGACGACGGCACGCTCTCGAAGACCGAGTACCGCAAGCTCTACGACATGGCTGGCGGTGGCGAGTTCGACAGCGTGGCGGACCTCGAACGATACATCGAAGCAAACTACGGTGACGAATAA